The segment catgttttgtttGCCCCATGTTGCCAACGCTGCAACTCCTTTATAATAGGTACGAAAATTGGCTTCCAGAACCTAGATACGTAGTTATGCCTGAAGAAAGTCAATATAACTCATCAGTAGAAACTGTAGCAAAAGTTACAAACTAACACAAACTCTTTAGCTAGGTGTAAAAATTGAGCATTCTCCCGTATACTAAATGGCCCTTTTTCGTTAGTTTTACAGGATACAGGGCAAATAATGATAGATGGAAAAAAGTAAGATAGGTgtacatttattttgaaaatacggTAGATTTTGTATTTTGACTATTAAGTCCTAGAATAAGAACACATTTTGTTGCATGTCACGTAATTGTCCCAAAGTTGGCCTTTATTTCTCTGCAATCGACCTTCACCCTCGGGCGAGTTTTTCTCTACGgaattgttaaaattgaagAACGTTCTCCTAGAATATTATGTTTATAGTGTAGGTAATACACTCTTAGAATTCATGACCTCTTTGTAAAGATTTTTCCAGcgaaagttattattattacatacaTATGAATAAGTTTCCCTAGATCCTATATAAATCGAAGTTAATTAACATCTAGGTCGAGTGATCAAGGCAATGAATTCTTCCTGGCATGCGGAATGCTTCCGCTGTGAAATGTGCCAGTCTGAATTGGCAGATACTGgattcataaaaaatactgGAAGAGCTTTGTGTCACGAATGCAATGCGAAAGTCAAAGCTCAGGGACTTGGCAAATATGTTTGCCATAAGTGCCAGTAAGTTTACACTTGACACTCATTTGAGCTCAAATTTATAGATAACCGACAAAATTATCTAAGATTTGCCTCTGAAATTTCAACGCTTATTAGAGATTGTTTTAATGATCATCATTTATGtattaaataatgatttatagTGCCATAATTGACGATCAACCGTTGAAATTCCGAGGTGAAATGTATCACCCGTATCATTTCAACTGCGCAGCCTGCGGCGTTGAGTTAGACGCTAATGCCAGGGAAGTTCGTAACCGCCCTGGATTGGCAAAAAATGACACTAACGAGCTTTATTGTCTGCGTTGTCATGACAAAATGGGAGTCCCAATATGTGGAGCTTGTAGGCGTCCCATCGAGGAACGCGTAGTTACTGCTTTGGGCAAACACTGGCATGTTGAAGTAAGTTTTATTCTCTCGTGAAGAGTCTATACATCCATTGGAAACAAtggcaaatttgaaataaaatatacaattattattattattattattatagaaaGACTCATTTCAACCTTTTCTGGGAGGTCAGTTTGTAATAGAATTAAATCACAACGCAAATCACCGCTAACCGCTgattatacatatttaatcACCTGTCTTCACATTTTAGCATTTCGTTTGTGCTAAATGCGAGAAACCATTCTTCGGTCATCGCCACTATGAGAAAAAAGGTTTGGCCTATTGCGAAACTCACTATCATCAGCTTTTCGGCAACCTTTGCCACCACTGTAACCAGGTGATCGCTGGAGATGGTACGTatttaattccttttttattgCCAACTCTCTCAAATCTCATCATGATGCGCTTTAGTGTTCACGGCATTAAACAAAGCGTGGTGTGTGAACCACTTTGCTTGTTCTGTGTGCGATCAGAAAATGAAccaaaaaacgaaattctACGAGTGCGACTTGAAGCCCGTGTGTAAGAAGTGTTACGAACGGTTCCCGAAGGAGCTGAGGAACCGTTTGAGAAGGCAACATGAAGCTACCCCACGCATGGCACCTACTCCAATGGAAAAGAATATGCTATGACGGGTTTTAAACAAGTTTCAGGTCCGACTGAATAACTTAAGCTCTGTTTGCATGTCGTATGTGTTAAATTGAGTTTAAGCTCTCTCGAGTGGACCTAGAGATAAATATTAACACGTGTGCCttgtttatatcaaatttaaccTTTTGATTGccattttgtataatttttaacattgaaaGTTTTAGTTTTCGTTAAGAACCTTAATTACTTGCTAAACACACTACATTTAAAGCCTGCACATTTCATTCTTAATTTGTTAATGATTCCCTTGACGTCAACTGATATTTCCGCCAATTTTGAcagataataatttatttattgtaaggAAATAAGCAATGGCGATGACTTCATATGTCAAATGGACGTGACGGGGGGTACCCTGtgtcacatcatgattaattgttatttgctAGATAATCTAGAATCTCTGTTTTTTGCGACTCGTTTTATGGTAATAAAAGAGTCAGTACTGTGGAAATTCCGTGGGTTGAATTGAACTGAATGTTGCCTGTTCGTACAGTACGGCAGCTGTTATTTCCTAAGTGGTTCTAATGCATGACAATTGATATTGCTAAAAACCAAGAATACATTGATGTTtcgtaataattaataataaatgttattgGTCGTGccttaataatatttacatttatattaATGGTTTAAgctaaaaatacaatatttacaACATGTGCCTTAactagaatattttttcattttttccaccAAACTAATATCATCTGAATAATACCACACAGTGCCCctataaattagttttaattgtttGGCATAAGGCAAAAAGTATTCACAAATGTGTTTCAAGGGTTGTCAGTGTCTTGAATTTACGTCACAGAACACGAactatttcattttcaattttgatatttatagaggatgatttttttaaagagtgtctaacccaaaaaaatcttaaattattacagtataaaatttttcaaaaacacctACAAATGTTCAAACTGAGC is part of the Euwallacea fornicatus isolate EFF26 chromosome 8, ASM4011564v1, whole genome shotgun sequence genome and harbors:
- the stck gene encoding LIM and senescent cell antigen-like-containing domain protein 1 isoform X3, whose protein sequence is MSRDTMVCAKCGEGFGAQEKIVNSTGQLWHQQCFVCSQCFREFGDGVFYEYDGRQYCEHDFHVLFAPCCQRCNSFIIGRVIKAMNSSWHAECFRCEMCQSELADTGFIKNTGRALCHECNAKVKAQGLGKYVCHKCHAIIDDQPLKFRGEMYHPYHFNCAACGVELDANAREVRNRPGLAKNDTNELYCLRCHDKMGVPICGACRRPIEERVVTALGKHWHVEHFVCAKCEKPFFGHRHYEKKGLAYCETHYHQLFGNLCHHCNQVIAGDVFTALNKAWCVNHFACSVCDQKMNQKTKFYECDLKPVCKKCYERFPKELRNRLRRQHEATPRMAPTPMEKNML
- the stck gene encoding LIM and senescent cell antigen-like-containing domain protein 1 isoform X1 — protein: MNLKDVSPIIPKLGSIEHSILAQRRASKEYKGHQELQDSYYKYEVYDNVPLTPQPAIKNNQSTKISWVTHIANMSRDTMVCAKCGEGFGAQEKIVNSTGQLWHQQCFVCSQCFREFGDGVFYEYDGRQYCEHDFHVLFAPCCQRCNSFIIGRVIKAMNSSWHAECFRCEMCQSELADTGFIKNTGRALCHECNAKVKAQGLGKYVCHKCHAIIDDQPLKFRGEMYHPYHFNCAACGVELDANAREVRNRPGLAKNDTNELYCLRCHDKMGVPICGACRRPIEERVVTALGKHWHVEHFVCAKCEKPFFGHRHYEKKGLAYCETHYHQLFGNLCHHCNQVIAGDVFTALNKAWCVNHFACSVCDQKMNQKTKFYECDLKPVCKKCYERFPKELRNRLRRQHEATPRMAPTPMEKNML
- the stck gene encoding LIM and senescent cell antigen-like-containing domain protein 1 isoform X2: MSPTPLPMPGVTHIANMSRDTMVCAKCGEGFGAQEKIVNSTGQLWHQQCFVCSQCFREFGDGVFYEYDGRQYCEHDFHVLFAPCCQRCNSFIIGRVIKAMNSSWHAECFRCEMCQSELADTGFIKNTGRALCHECNAKVKAQGLGKYVCHKCHAIIDDQPLKFRGEMYHPYHFNCAACGVELDANAREVRNRPGLAKNDTNELYCLRCHDKMGVPICGACRRPIEERVVTALGKHWHVEHFVCAKCEKPFFGHRHYEKKGLAYCETHYHQLFGNLCHHCNQVIAGDVFTALNKAWCVNHFACSVCDQKMNQKTKFYECDLKPVCKKCYERFPKELRNRLRRQHEATPRMAPTPMEKNML